In the genome of bacterium, one region contains:
- a CDS encoding ATP-grasp domain-containing protein translates to MKIHEYQSKEIFEAAGITVPRGRVAVTVAEARRIAEEIGKPVVIKAQVHVGGR, encoded by the coding sequence ATGAAGATTCACGAGTATCAATCCAAGGAAATCTTTGAGGCAGCAGGGATTACCGTGCCCAGGGGACGGGTCGCCGTCACCGTCGCCGAAGCGCGCCGGATTGCCGAAGAAATTGGTAAGCCCGTGGTGATCAAGGCACAAGTGCATGTGGGCGGCCGC